A region of the Mytilus trossulus isolate FHL-02 chromosome 11, PNRI_Mtr1.1.1.hap1, whole genome shotgun sequence genome:
ATATGCAGGAACTGTCAATTTGAATCATTcgtttctatggtgtctattcAGAACTGTTTTGAAAGTCTAAatggtatatatgttattgagGTAGGAGGTATTTATACAGCAATCCATGATAAAATGTTTGACATCATTTCAACAGCTATTGCACCATCTTtaattaattgcttgataaagtTTGCTGACATTAAATTCATCGCAAATCGCATTCAGCTTTTGTCATTGGGTAAAAGTAGTCTCCCTTGTGTAGTATATATCGAACCTGAGTATAAGAATATGTATTTAAACAGACAATATAAGGAAGCAATGAAAGGAAATTATTGGGAAGTATTTGGAGGCATACAGACAGAGAACGAGGCATATAGAAGTTTACTTTTATCTTTTCTGAAAGAGCAAGACAAACTTCTACAGACTTGTTATGTTCCTGGTGATGATGGATTGACTCCATTGTTTGTATCGTCATCTTTAGgatatattgattttgtaaaatacttTGTAGTAAAATGTCTTCATTGCATCAACGAAAAAGACAAGGAAGGTATATCTCCTTTCTATATCGCGTGTAAAAACGGTCACATTGCAGTTgttaaacatttgataaaatattataaagacgTCAATGCAGAAATGGTATATAAAACAACAGCATTATCCGCAGTCTGTTATAATGGCCACACTGATGTGGCTCAACTGTTATTAGACAATAATGCAGATATCAACCGAgcgaacaaaaaaaatgaaaacgcACTTCATTACGCCTGTGGCGGTGGTAATGTACAAATGGTGATTTTATTATTGAGAGCATATAATATGGATACACTTAACAATACCAATGAGCAAACTACTTTACATATAGCATGCAAAAAAGAACTAAAACAAATAGTTACACCAGCGAGGGCATTTTGTAGAGATGTCAATCAGCAATGTGACCCTGGCTTTACACCACTGTATATTGCTTGTCGTCAAGGTCATTATGAAACGGTGAAATTGTTACTTGATTtgaacagacaaacaaataacTGTGTTGATACAACgataaaagataacaaaggaTGTTCAATTTTACATGCAGCATCTTTTTCTGGGTGTACAGCAATTGTTAAGTTATTGATTGATGTCGGTATGAATGTAAATGATACATCAACTGAAGGTTTGACGCCGTTATATGTAGCTTGTCAACTCGGTCACTTTGACACAGTGAAATTTCTACTAGatttaaaaggaaaaacatccaaaagttGTGTTGATACAGGAATCTTAGTTATGAATGGGTGGTCAGCTTTACATATAGCTTGTAATAATGGAAATACAGAAGTAGTGAAATTATTGGTTGATGCCGGAATGAATATAAAGGGTTCATCAAATGCTAGGAGAACACCTTTATTTCTAGCTTGTGAAAACGGTCACTATGACACAGtgaaatatttactttgtttAAACGGAAAAACATCAAATGATCGTGTTGATGCAACAATAAAAGATGAGGGGGGGTCAGAAGTTCTGCATGCTGCTTGTTCTAAGGGACATACAGAAATTGTCAAATTATTGTTTGATGTAGGTATGCATATAAATGACACATCAATTGAAGGTTATACACCACTATATTTAGCTTGTATGTACGGTCACTATGACACAGTGAAATTCTTACTTGATTTAAACGGAGAAAAATTTGATAGTTGTGTAGATACCACCATTAAACATATAGAAGGATGGTCAGTTTTACATGTAGCTTGTTTCAAAGGACATACAGGAGTTATTAAGTTATTGATAAAGATcggtataaatataaatgaaacatcAACAAACGGTTCCACACCACTATATCTAGCTTGTAAGAACGGTCACTACGAAACAGTTAAATACTTACTTGATTTAAACGGCAAAACATTAAATAGCGTTGTAGATACAACAATTAAAGACGAATATGGATGGTCAATGTTGCATGCTGCTTGTTCGAATGGACATAAAGAAGTAGTAAAGTTATTAGTTGACGCTGgtttaaatgtaaatgatataaCAAATGAAGGTGTTACATCATTTTTAATAGCTTGTTGGGACGGTCACTATGACACAATAAAATACTTACTTGATTTAAATGACCAAACATTAAGTAGTCGTGTAAATACAAcaattaaagacaaatatggATGGTCAGTTTTACATACAGCTAGTGTAAATGGGCATACAGAAGTAGTCAAGTTATTGATTGATGATGGTTTGGATGTAAATGACACAACACAAATTGGTTGTACACCACTACTTCTAGCTTGTCAGAACGGTCATTATGACATTGTGAAACACTTACTTGATTTAAACGGCGACACATTAAATAGTTGTGTAGATACAACAATTAAAGACGAATATGGATGGTCGGTTTTACATGAAGCTTGTTTTCAGGGACATACAAATATGGTGAGGTTATTGATTACGGccaatgtgaaaataaatgacaaaacaaagtACGGTTCCACACCTCTATATCTAGCTTGTCAGAACGGTCATTATGAAACAGTGAATTTTTTACTTGATTTAAacgacaaaaaatcaaataatcttGTGGATACAACAGTTAACTATGACGATGGACGGTCAGTTTTACATACAGCTTGTTTTAATGGGCATACAGAAGTAGTTAAGTTATTGATTGAGATCGGTTTGAATGTCAATGACAGACAGAAAAACGGTTTTACACCACTATATCTAGCTTGTCTGAAAGGTCATTATGAAACTGTGAAATATTTACTTGATTTAAACGGCGACAAACTAAATAGTCGTGTTGATACAACACTAAAAGATACACAAGGTAACTCGGCTTTGCATGCAGcattttcaaatcaacacacAGATGTGGTGCAGTTATTGACCGAGTATGGTAATTGTGAAGCAGAACAAAGACATAGTATAACAGAATATTGTGTGATATCGTGAGAATAATTACAGACATTAATGAACTACGTGAAAGACTGTGAGCGAATAAACAAACTTTATTGATCAAGAATTATGAAACTGTTAATTGATGTATAGTTTGGATTTGTCATCTTTAACTAATACATTCAAATATCATTTAGTAGTTGAATATTAAaggaaattaaaacatatacttTACCCAATTTTATCAGTACGATATACATATAGAATTtggtatcattgccaatgagacaactttcaaaTTAACTTACAAGTTAGCCCCTATATGTTACTCAACGGTCTTCTACAGCAAATTCAAATGAGCAGATTTAGTGCAGATATTTACCGATGTTTGTGTAAATGGTTTAGAACAACAGAGTACAATAAAATATGCCTGTGCTTATAATAGTCAAAGACAATGATGCACCATTATGTTTGTGATTGAGAAACCTGTTTATAAAAAGGAATTGAGGTTTGAACATcataaaactatcaattaatgaACTGTTTATACTCCCCTATTTTTCGGGTTGTACtcctagaattaaactttttctaAACCAGATTTtgggtttataagactgtaaaaaaataaatctttttttgctacggtcctttgaaaataccaaattttgttgatttttccatttttcgtcaatttttttctatgtttggactattatcttgaaaaaaatcatagttccataattaaacttttttcatacttttaataaagataaaatggACCAGTctgaaaataataactttaaaaaactataggtaagtgttaatataagaaattttTATCACGTTTTGACGCTTATTTGAGTCaaatttaccatgctgtcatttttgtagatttgtgatttttctcagttttatctcaggcatatattattttacatttgccgtttttggcacaacttttgggaatttcgGGTCCtaaatgctcctcaactttgtacttttttggctttataaatattttgatatgagcgtcacttatgagtcttatgtagacgaaccgcgcgtctggcgtaccaaattataatcctggtacctttgataactatttatcgGTCCTGAATAGGACTGATATAGTTGGGTATTCTGTCTTGATGGAAgatgtttattgttgttttgcGCATGTTGTGTcgactattatattatttgttttttcgtttctCGATTTTTATGAGTATTCTTGTGAGTGTTTCTGCCacgtagtgttgtcattttagcgatatttgttaacattgtcatttaagCGGGAGGTATGGCTAGCCATAAAGCCAGGTTGAACCCA
Encoded here:
- the LOC134689708 gene encoding serine/threonine-protein phosphatase 6 regulatory ankyrin repeat subunit C-like, whose protein sequence is MATSQPQEDVMFLRLAGLLLRIAPRAVRRWFDNEFHPDRLNQFLRKNRHKIDGMKCKERVISQAMYNLLYPRGLSGVSSDKFDISLMICLMRHFADLDIQDNLPSKTMHTTAADISRIKFYRNYIVHSDNGKVTEDRFSEIWNCVEEAIVRLLPDIKPEIDDLKISSLTNVGDIKHILRLEKELEKNNQHLSAINQKLQTLDIQHNNNREIHQRILKEWRVTDVKYVSTSATTFIYKSLQKNRSVIITGSPGCGKSAAAHHVALELEKEGYEIVPCDDPSEITQHLTTEKFQVFMIDDVCGKFALNQQKVNSWDQYEDKLNLLLESNQNNDKEDSANKSEEGGSSKSKGDCFSKYNEENSTQFKEDSFKRNKVKFIITCRENIYVHKAFPKLNCLSHIQCSFSTNYKISQDEMNEIALSYLSEDTTMTIPNIFLYDFFPLICVLYSKKVNRDQTFFTHPVEIIGNEISEMKIKSESHFLCLSLLVLKNNFISEDDFRSGDMEQLITDICRNCQFESFVSMVSIQNCFESLNGIYVIEVGGIYTAIHDKMFDIISTAIAPSLINCLIKFADIKFIANRIQLLSLGKSSLPCVVYIEPEYKNMYLNRQYKEAMKGNYWEVFGGIQTENEAYRSLLLSFLKEQDKLLQTCYVPGDDGLTPLFVSSSLGYIDFVKYFVVKCLHCINEKDKEGISPFYIACKNGHIAVVKHLIKYYKDVNAEMVYKTTALSAVCYNGHTDVAQLLLDNNADINRANKKNENALHYACGGGNVQMVILLLRAYNMDTLNNTNEQTTLHIACKKELKQIVTPARAFCRDVNQQCDPGFTPLYIACRQGHYETVKLLLDLNRQTNNCVDTTIKDNKGCSILHAASFSGCTAIVKLLIDVGMNVNDTSTEGLTPLYVACQLGHFDTVKFLLDLKGKTSKSCVDTGILVMNGWSALHIACNNGNTEVVKLLVDAGMNIKGSSNARRTPLFLACENGHYDTVKYLLCLNGKTSNDRVDATIKDEGGSEVLHAACSKGHTEIVKLLFDVGMHINDTSIEGYTPLYLACMYGHYDTVKFLLDLNGEKFDSCVDTTIKHIEGWSVLHVACFKGHTGVIKLLIKIGININETSTNGSTPLYLACKNGHYETVKYLLDLNGKTLNSVVDTTIKDEYGWSMLHAACSNGHKEVVKLLVDAGLNVNDITNEGVTSFLIACWDGHYDTIKYLLDLNDQTLSSRVNTTIKDKYGWSVLHTASVNGHTEVVKLLIDDGLDVNDTTQIGCTPLLLACQNGHYDIVKHLLDLNGDTLNSCVDTTIKDEYGWSVLHEACFQGHTNMVRLLITANVKINDKTKYGSTPLYLACQNGHYETVNFLLDLNDKKSNNLVDTTVNYDDGRSVLHTACFNGHTEVVKLLIEIGLNVNDRQKNGFTPLYLACLKGHYETVKYLLDLNGDKLNSRVDTTLKDTQGNSALHAAFSNQHTDVVQLLTEYGNCEAEQRHSITEYCVIS